The following proteins are co-located in the Lepisosteus oculatus isolate fLepOcu1 chromosome 9, fLepOcu1.hap2, whole genome shotgun sequence genome:
- the LOC138241230 gene encoding acyl-CoA-binding domain-containing protein 6-like isoform X1 encodes MASRSPLSSPDSATGSGTDPARPDTGEPLGGSDSDSDLGLGEEGCGAGDLGYRLEETELEAEFEAAAERLRGLVQTASREQLLYLYARYKQAGLEAAWGHEQRTGHAGVCSVCAFAGPRRRPEGRDF; translated from the exons ATGGCGTCTCGCTCTCCATTGTCTTCCCCCGACTCTGCTACGGGTTCAGGTACCGACCCGGCTCGGCCAGACACAGGAGAGCCGCTCGGTGGGTCAGATTCGGATTCAGACTTGGGTCTCGGGGAGGAAGGTTGCGGTGCTGGTGACCTGGGGTATCGCCTGGAAGAGACGGAGCTCGAAGCCGAGTTTGAAGCGGCAGCTGAGCGGCTCCGTGGACTGGTACAGACAGCGAGCAGAGAACAGCTGCTTTACCTGTACGCCAGGTATAAACAG gcaggcctgGAAGCAGCTTGGGGACATGAGCAAAGAACAGGCCATGCAGGAGTATGTAGCGTGTGTGCATTCGCTGGACCCAGAAGGAGGCCAGAAGGTAGGGACTTCTGA
- the LOC138241230 gene encoding acyl-CoA-binding domain-containing protein 6-like isoform X2: protein MASRSPLSSPDSATGSGTDPARPDTGEPLGGSDSDSDLGLGEEGCGAGDLGYRLEETELEAEFEAAAERLRGLVQTASREQLLYLYARYKQVYSV, encoded by the exons ATGGCGTCTCGCTCTCCATTGTCTTCCCCCGACTCTGCTACGGGTTCAGGTACCGACCCGGCTCGGCCAGACACAGGAGAGCCGCTCGGTGGGTCAGATTCGGATTCAGACTTGGGTCTCGGGGAGGAAGGTTGCGGTGCTGGTGACCTGGGGTATCGCCTGGAAGAGACGGAGCTCGAAGCCGAGTTTGAAGCGGCAGCTGAGCGGCTCCGTGGACTGGTACAGACAGCGAGCAGAGAACAGCTGCTTTACCTGTACGCCAGGTATAAACAG GTTTATTCTGTATAA